A part of Mustela erminea isolate mMusErm1 chromosome 9, mMusErm1.Pri, whole genome shotgun sequence genomic DNA contains:
- the LOC116599795 gene encoding olfactory receptor 52A5-like has product MLIPNGSVFMPPVLTLTGIPGLESVQHWIGIPFCVMYFIAVIGNSLILGIIKYEHSLHKPMYIFLAMLGVTDIALSTCILPKMLGIFWFHLPEISFEACLLQMWLIHSFQAVESGILLAMALDRYVAICDPLRHTTIFSQQLLIHIAVAVTLRAGILVAPCLVLIKCRLKLYRTTVISHTYCEHMAIVKLAIEDVRINKIYGLFVAFSILGFDIIFITLSYIQIFITVFQLPQKEARFKAFNTCIAHICVFLQFYLLAFFSFFTHRFGAHIPPYVHILLSNLYLLVPPFLNPIVYGVKTKQIRDHVLKILFSKTILNH; this is encoded by the coding sequence ATGCTCATACCCAATGGTTCTGTCTTCATGCCCCCTGTCCTGACACTCACTGGCATTCCTGGGCTGGAGTCAGTGCAGCATTGGATTGGGATTCCGTTCTGTGTCATGTATTTCATCGCTGTGATTGGGAATTCCCTAATTTTGGGTATAATCAAATATGAACACAGTCTCCATAAGCCCATGTACATATTTTTGGCCATGCTGGGGGTCACAGACATTGCACTTAGCACCTGCATTCTTCCCAAAATGTTAGGCATCTTCTGGTTCCACTTGCCAGAGATTTCCTTTGAAGCCTGCCTTTTACAAATGTGGCTTATTCACTCATTCCAGGCAGTTGAATCAGGCATCCTACTGGCAATGGCCCTAGATCGATATGTGGCCATCTGTGACCCCCTGAGACATACCACCATCTTCTCCCAACAACTCTTGATTCACATTGCAGTTGCGGTGACACTAAGGGCTGGTATTCTTGTAGCACCATGCCTGGTGCTCATCAAATGTCGTCTTAAACTCTACCGAACCACAGTGATCTCCCACACTTATTGTGAACACATGGCCATCGTAAAGCTGGCCATTGAAGATGTCCGCATCAACAAGATATATGGTCTTTTTGTTGCCTTCAGTATCTTAGGGTTTGACATAATCTTCATCACCTTgtcttacattcaaatctttaTCACCGTGTTTCAGTTGCCCCAGAAGGAGGCACGATTCAAGGCCTTTAATACCTGCATCGCGCACATCTGTGTCTTCTTACAGTTCTACCTCcttgccttcttctccttcttcacaCATAGGTTTGGTGCTCACATACCACCGTATGTTCATATCCTCTTATCAAACCTGTACCTGTTAGTCCCTCCTTTCCTCAACCCTATAGTCTATGGTGTGAAGACCAAACAAATTCGTGACCATGTCCtgaaaatattgttttccaaaacaaTTCTTAATCACTAG
- the LOC116600195 gene encoding olfactory receptor 52A1 — MSISNITVFMPSVLTLIGIPGLESVQCWIGIPFCVIYLIAMIGNSILLIIIKSERSLHEPMYIFVGMLGVTDIALATTIMPKMLGIFWFHVPEIYFDSCLLQMWLIHSFQCIESGILLAMALDRYVAICYPLRHSTIFTYQLVTQIGAVVTLRAAILVAPCLVLIKCRFQFYHTTIISHSYCEHMAIVKLAAENVRVNKIYGLFVAFTVAGFDLTFITLSYIQIFFTVFRLPQKEARWKAFNTCIAHICVFLQFYFLAFFSFFTHRFGAHVPPYIHILFSSLYLLVPPFLNPLVYGAKTTQIRIHVVKMLCS; from the coding sequence ATGTCGATCTCCAACATTACAGTCTTCATGCCTTCTGTATTGACACTAATAGGGATCCCAGGCCTAGAGTCTGTGCAGTGCTGGATCGGGATTCCATTCTGTGTCATATATCTCATTGCTATGATTGGAAATTCTATACTTCTGATCATCATCAAGTCAGAGCGCAGCCTCCATGAACCCATGTACATTTTCGTAGGCATGCTAGGAGTCACAGATATTGCACTTGCAACCACCATTATGCCCAAAATGCTTGGCATATTCTGGTTTCATGTACCAGAGatttattttgattcttgttTGCTTCAAATGTGGCTCATTCACTCATTTCAGTGCATAGAGTCAGGCATCCTCTTGGCCATGGCTCTGGATCGTTATGTGGCCATCTGTTATCCACTAAGACACAGCACCATCTTCACCTACCAGCTGGTCACCCAAATAGGGGCTGTGGTAACACTCAGGGCTGCCATTCTAGTAGCCCCATGCCTAGTACTGATAAAGTGCCGGTTTCAATTTTACCACACAACCATCATCTCCCACTCCTACTGTGAACACATGGCCATTGTGAAGCTGGCTGCAGAAAATGTGCGGGTCAACAAAATCTATGGCTTGTTTGTGGCATTCACTGTTGCAGGATTTGACCTCACCTTCATCACTTTGTCCTACATACAGATCTTTTTCACAGTTTTTCGTTTGCCCCAGAAGGAGGCTCGGTGGAAAGCATTCAATACCTGCATTGCCCACATCTGTGTCTTCCTCCAATTCTACTTCcttgccttcttctctttcttcacacATAGGTTTGGTGCTCATGTTCCCCCTTATATCCATATCCTCTTTTCTAGCCTCTACTTGCTGGTTCCTCCTTTTCTCAATCCACTTGTCTATGGTGCCAAGACCACGCAGATCCGCATTCATGTGGTAAAAATGTTGTGTTCATAA